One part of the Streptomyces lydicus genome encodes these proteins:
- a CDS encoding response regulator has translation MSRTVTVLLADDETLLRAGVRAVLTSGPGIEVVAEAADGREAVDLALRHRPDVCLLDIRMPRLDGLGAAAELARVVPGTAVVMLTTFSEDAYIADALGSGAAGFLLKSGDPRELIAGVRAVAEGGACLSPTVARHVLAQLGDGRLTRGAAARARIAGLTGREREVLGLVGAGLSNAEIARRLSLVEGTVKGYVSAILAGLGVRNRVQAAILAHEAGLVPAS, from the coding sequence ATGAGCCGGACCGTCACGGTGCTGCTGGCCGACGACGAGACGCTGCTGCGGGCGGGGGTGCGGGCGGTCCTCACCTCCGGGCCCGGCATCGAGGTCGTCGCGGAGGCCGCCGACGGCCGCGAGGCGGTCGACCTGGCACTGCGTCACCGCCCCGACGTCTGCCTGCTGGACATCCGCATGCCGCGCCTGGACGGCCTCGGCGCCGCCGCCGAGCTGGCCAGGGTGGTGCCGGGGACCGCCGTGGTCATGCTGACGACGTTCTCCGAGGACGCGTACATCGCCGACGCGCTGGGCTCCGGCGCCGCCGGCTTCCTGCTGAAGTCCGGCGACCCCCGGGAGCTGATCGCCGGCGTGCGGGCGGTGGCCGAGGGCGGCGCCTGCCTCTCCCCGACCGTCGCCCGGCACGTCCTGGCCCAGCTGGGCGACGGCCGGTTGACCCGCGGCGCGGCCGCCCGAGCCCGGATCGCCGGACTGACCGGGCGCGAGCGGGAGGTGCTCGGACTGGTCGGCGCCGGGCTGTCGAACGCGGAGATCGCCCGGCGGCTGTCCCTGGTCGAGGGCACCGTCAAGGGCTACGTCAGCGCGATCCTCGCCGGGCTCGGCGTCCGCAACCGCGTCCAGGCGGCGATCCTCGCCCACGAGGCGGGCCTGGTCCCCGCGTCGTGA